A genomic segment from Spinacia oleracea cultivar Varoflay chromosome 3, BTI_SOV_V1, whole genome shotgun sequence encodes:
- the LOC110798939 gene encoding isoamylase 2, chloroplastic, translating into MAMLVTSVPVGLFQTINTSAELSRKFVCGCISYDRRDLRHEGKIGWQHAFRESYGHAEIYPVKKLGLQASALSSIPLEQAEERLSKYRFRTENGGQVKVAVGKRSLKYSVHIEVFLTEFYGNPEKLMLNWGIYRSDSLSFIPLEFQTSAPEKAVSQISARKNSFGTYVVEIEFESYLAPFCLSFVLEYLKGADSESSEIKSNRQTNFCVPVGFAAGRSDPLGVSFSSDGRMNFALVSRSAESVILCLFDDNASEKPALEIELDPYLNRTGYVWHASFDSVGPFVSYGYRCKGAVFNGTSNRVILDPYAKLLRKKIPGLPDLGEFRAIPSFDWSGDVSPGLSMEKLVFYRLNIKHFTGDKSSKLPADSSGTFSGVTEKVEHFKNLGINSILLEPVFPCDEKKGPYFPFHYFSPMQEYGPEGDSLSAIKAMKEMVKRMHANGIQVFLEVVFTHTTEDGILQQIDPLSYSYTDKNGELSARYALNCNYRTMQQMIVDSLFYWLTEFHIDGFCFINASDLLKGSFGESLSRPLLVEAISHGTMLSKTKVIADFWDPFDMKYKETRFPHWTRWAEINTKFSSDVRNFLRGEGLISSLATRLCGSGDMFSAGRSPAQSFNYVSRNVGLPLVDLVSFSSSDLASELSWNCGEEGATDKKIILETRLKQIRNFLFILFVSFGVPVLNMGDECGQSSGGSPSKKDRKPLNWSALNTAFGVQMTQFISYLITLRERRSDLLQKKKFLEEEKIDWYDSDLSTPKWDDPSVKFLAMELKADNKGIQSYNHMKGNLYAVFNAGEDSENVILPSPPEGMAWVRLVDTALSFPGFFSLDGIPVPEQESGLIEYEMKSHSSLLFEARIQNVNASVL; encoded by the coding sequence ATGGCAATGCTTGTGACATCCGTACCCGTGGGACTGTTCCAAACAATCAATACTAGTGCAGAATTATCAAGAAAGTTTGTTTGTGGTTGCATTTCGTATGATAGAAGGGATTTAAGACATGAAGGGAAAATAGGGTGGCAACATGCGTTTCGAGAAAGCTATGGTCATGCCGAAATATATCCTGTTAAGAAACTAGGTCTCCAAGCCAGCGCATTATCAAGCATCCCCCTTGAACAGGCTGAGGAAAGATTGTCAAAGTACCGTTTTAGGACTGAGAATGGTGGTCAGGTGAAGGTAGCTGTAGGGAAGAGAAGTTTAAAATATTCAGTGCATATTGAGGTTTTTCTTACTGAATTTTATGGCAACCCAGAGAAGCTGATGTTAAATTGGGGTATATATAGATCTGACTCTTTATCTTTTATTCCTCTTGAATTCCAAACCTCGGCTCCAGAGAAGGCAGTTTCTCAAATTTCTGCGAGGAAGAACTCTTTTGGTACCTACGTAGTTGAAATAGAATTTGAATCATATTTAGCCCCATTCTGTCTATCATTTGTGTTGGAATATTTAAAGGGTGCTGATTCAGAAAGTTCAGAGATAAAAAGTAACAGACAAACTAATTTCTGTGTTCCTGTTGGCTTTGCTGCTGGGCGTTCAGATCCATTGGGTGTTTCTTTTTCCAGCGATGGTAGGATGAATTTCGCTCTTGTCTCAAGAAGTGCGGAAAGTGTTATCCTGTGTTTGTTCGATGATAATGCATCAGAGAAACCTGCTTTAGAGATTGAACTGGATCCATATCTGAACCGAACTGGTTATGTCTGGCATGCATCCTTTGATAGTGTTGGACCCTTTGTGAGTTATGGCTACAGATGCAAAGGAGCTGTATTTAATGGAACAAGTAACAGAGTTATTTTAGATCCTTATGCTAAATTATTAAGGAAAAAGATTCCTGGTCTGCCTGATCTTGGAGAATTCCGTGCTATACCTTCTTTTGATTGGAGTGGTGATGTCAGTCCTGGGTTGAGCATGGAGAAATTAGTTTTTTATCGGCTAAATATAAAGCATTTTACTGGGGACAAGTCCAGTAAACTACCTGCTGATTCCTCTGGAACCTTCTCTGGTGTTACTGAAAAAGTCGAGCATTTCAAAAATCTAGGAATTAATAGTATATTGTTGGAGCCAGTGTTTCCATGCGACGAGAAAAAGGGCCCCTACTTCCCCTTCCATTATTTTTCACCAATGCAGGAATATGGACCTGAAGGTGACTCTTTATCTGCTATTAAAGCAATGAAAGAGATGGTAAAGAGAATGCATGCCAATGGAATACAGGTTTTCTTGGAAGTTGTTTTCACTCATACCACTGAAGATGGAATACTTCAACAAATTGATCCTTTATCCTATTCTTATACCGATAAGAACGGAGAATTGAGTGCCAGGTATGCTTTGAACTGTAACTATCGAACCATGCAGCAGATGATTGTTGACAGTCTCTTCTATTGGTTGACAGAGTTCCATATAGATGGATTTTGCTTCATAAATGCTTCAGATCTCTTGAAAGGCTCTTTTGGAGAGAGCTTATCTCGCCCCCTTTTAGTTGAAGCTATTTCTCATGGTACCATGCTTTCAAAAACCAAGGTAATTGCAGACTTTTGGGATCCATTTGATATGAAATACAAAGAAACCCGCTTTCCTCATTGGACAAGATGGGCCGAAATAAATACAAAATTTTCTAGTGATGTGAGAAATTTTCTGAGGGGTGAAGGACTAATAAGCAGTCTTGCAACGCGACTTTGTGGAAGCGGAGACATGTTTTCTGCTGGAAGAAGTCCAGCACAGTCCTTTAATTATGTTTCCAGAAACGTTGGTCTTCCGCTAGTCGATTTGGTTAGTTTCAGCAGCAGTGACCTTGCTTCTGAATTAAGTTGGAATTGTGGGGAAGAAGGGGCTACAGATAAGAAAATCATCCTTGAAACACGACTTAAACAAATTCGTAACTTTCTATTTATCTTATTTGTATCATTTGGTGTTCCAGTGTTAAATATGGGAGATGAGTGTGGGCAATCATCTGGTGGATCACCTTCAAAAAAGGATAGAAAGCCTTTAAATTGGAGTGCACTTAACACTGCTTTTGGTGTTCAGATGACACAGTTCATTTCATATCTGATTACTCTGAGAGAAAGGCGTAGCGATCTTCTGCAGAAGAAGAAGTTTTTGGAAGAAGAAAAGATTGATTGGTATGACAGCGATTTGTCTACACCAAAATGGGATGATCCATCAGTTAAATTCCTGGCTATGGAACTCAAGGCTGATAACAAAGGCATTCAAAGTTACAATCACATGAAGGGAAACTTGTATGCTGTCTTCAATGCCGGGGAAGATTCAGAAAATGTCATCTTACCATCACCCCCTGAGGGGATGGCTTGGGTACGACTAGTTGACACAGCTCTTTCATTTCCTGGTTTTTTCTCGTTGGATGGCATTCCCGTTCCTGAGCAAGAATCTGGCCTGATAGAGTATGAAATGAAGTCACACAGCTCTCTACTTTTTGAAGCGAGGATCCAGAATGTGAATGCTTCAGTTTTGTAG